Within the Dehalococcoidia bacterium genome, the region AGGCCATCGTTCGCACGGCGTTGGAGGGGCACTTCTGGGGCACGATTACGTCGGAGCCGGGCAGCGGCGGCGACGTCGGCAAGACCAGGGCGGTAGCCGAGCCAGCTGGCGAGGGGAGGTATCTCATTTCGGGCGCCAAGCACTTCGGCTCGGGCTCCGGGGTCACTTCCTACATGATCACCACGGCCCTGCCGCGAGGTGAGGAGTCGGCGGACTGGTTTTATCTCGACGTCCGTGACGCTCGGTGGGACGGGTCCGGCGGCATGCGCCTCGTTGCCGAGTGGGACGGCCACGGCATGGCAGCGACCCAGAGTCATGCCTTCGAGTTCTCTGGTTACGATGCGACGCGCATGGCCTGGCCGGGGAACTTGCGCGTGGTCTCCGGCAAGGCTGGCGCATTCGTATCGGCGCTGTTCACTGCCGTCGTTACCGGCGTGGTCGAGAGCGCCGTGGAGCTCGCCCGAGAGCAGGTCGCTCGACGCCGGGACTCACTGAGGCCTTACGAGCAGGTTGAGTGGGCGCGGGTGGAGAATGAGGCCTGGCTCATCAGCCAGGCGTACGAGGGCATGCTGCGCCGGATCGAAGCCAAGGGCTCGGAGGCCCTGCTCGATGCCCTGCACGCCAAGACCGCGGTGGCCGAACTGGCGGAGTCGGTCACGGGCCGCATCTGCAAGATCATCGGTGGCGGCACATTCGGGCGCGGGTCTCCCTTTGGCTTCTTTTTCGAGGACGTGCGGGCGCTCGGTTTCCTGCGCCCGCCCTGGGGGCTGGCGTTCGACCAAATCCTGGAACGGACGTGGGCTGCCCATGCATGAGCAGGAGTTGCTGGAAGCGTTCAAGGCCTACCGTGTGGAAGCGCACCAGAGGCTGTTCGCAGTCGTTGACGAGCTAGACTACAACCAGTTCCGCTGGCAGCCGGCCCAGACCTTACCTTCGATCGCTTTCCACGTCTGGCACCTCGGTCGCTGGGCGGACTTCGACCGCGTGGCCATCGGCGGTGGCGAGCAGGTCTGGGTCGCCGAGCGGCTGGCTCAGCGCTGGGGCCTCCCGTCTTCCGGGCTTGGCGTCGCGGAGACCGGCATGGGCATGGGTGACGCGATGACGCCGGCCCTCGCTCGCGTCCCGAGCGAACAAGTCCAGGAGTATGCGTTTCGTTGCTTGCGCGCGCTCGACGATGCAGTCGCCAGCCTGGCGCCGACGGACCTGAGGCGGACCACTTCCGGGGCGACGGGCGATTCACGGGATATCGTGACCGTCCTCCTCGGCCATTTCGCCCATGACAACCGCCATTTGGGTATGATCGAGGCCCTTCGCGGCATGCAGGGGCTCAGCGGCACGGCAACTGACTGAGTGGGAGGGGCGCCATGGACTACGAGCAGATCATCTATGAAGTAGAGAGGGGCCGGGCGCGGATCATCCTCAACCGTCCAGAAAAGCTGAATGCTCTCTCTGGCTACCTGCAGCGCGAGCTGAACGACGCCCTCTGGCGCGCAGACGCCGACCCCGAGGTGCACTGCATCATTCTCAAGGGCAACGGCCGCTCGTTCTGCTCCGGATACGACCTCACGCCGTCGCCGCCCCCGCAGAACCCTACGGCTCTCGGGCCCGCGCGCCCGACCCGCCGCGGCCAGTCCATGGAGGACGACGCCTGGCGCCTGGAACAGGGCCAGCACCTCCGCATGGCCATCTGGGACATCCACAAACCCGTGATCGCTCAGGTCCACGGCTACTGTCTCGCGGGCGGCACGGACCTGGCGCTCCTCTGCGACATCGTCGTCGCCGCGGAGGACGCGAGCATCGGCTTCCCGCCGGTGAGGGCGATGGGGTCGCCCGTCGCGCACATGTGGACATACCTGGTCGGGCCGCAATGGGCGCGCTACATGCTCCTCACCGGCGACTCCATCGACGGCCGCGAGGCCGAGCGTATCGGGCTCGTCTGGCGCGCCGTGCCGGCCGACCAGCTGGAGGCCGAAGTGGAGCGCCTCGCGGACAAGATGGCGATGATCGACACGGACCTCCTCGCGGCGAACAAGCGCATCAGCCAGATCGCGATGGAGATGATGGGCGCCCGCACTATCCAGCGCATGGCAGCAGAGATGGACGCGCGCGCTCACCTCTCGCCGGCCGTACGCGAGTTCAATCAGATCAGCCGCGAGCAGGGTCTCAAGGCAGCCCTGGAGTGGCGCGACGCGAAGTTCGGCGATGGTCGCACGGCCGAAGAGTATCGCCGCCGCCGCGAGGAGCAGATCCGCCGGCTCCAGGGCTAGGGCAGAGAACGATGTCGGGAGCGGAGCTAGTGGGACAACAGAAGAGGACATGCGCCGGGGGTGCAGGTTGAGGCGGGACAGTCCTTGCACTCCGTCGCCTGCACTGTCCGCCGAGATGCCATGCTGATCCGCGCGACCGACGACTTCCGCTTCGAGTGGCCCGACCCGGCGGACGCGAATTTGGTCTGGCTGTGGGACCAGATGCACATACCCCGGCCGCTGCCTCCGCTGGCGGCGGAGCTCACTGCCCAGATGATGGCTAGGGTCATGGGCGGCCGCTCCCTGATTGTCAACGGCTACCCCTATCGCTCCTTCGGTCCGCCCGCGCCCGCCGCTTCGCCTGGCCCCGCGGGGCCGCCTCTGCTGATCAGCGTCGACCCGATGAAGATCTGGGAAGAGGAGCAGCTCCCCAGGCTGAAAGAGATCATCGCCCGCATCCGCCACCGCGACTACGGCTCCATGTCTGCCGCGCGACTCGCGGGCAGCCTGGACGAATTGAGCGCCGAGGCGGCCGAAGCGATGTCGTTGACCTTTGGCCGGGCGATGGTCTTCAGCGTCGCGTCGAATGCGCTTCTCGACTTCTGTGAGGCCGAGCTCGGGGCCGGCGCGGCCGTTAAGGCGACCGCGATGCTCCAGGGCTTCGAGAACGAGTCGTCGGCCTCGGGAGCCGGCCTCTCCAGGCTCGCGGAGATGGCATCAGGCGTCCCGGGCTTGCCGGAAGCGCTGGCGAGCGGCAGCCGGGAGCGCGTCGCCGCCGTTCGCGGCAGCGAGGCATTTCTGCGGCAGTTCGAGGCGTACCTTGATGCCTACGGTTTGCGGGCGCCGAGCTGGGGACAGATGCACCTGCCGACCTGGTCGGAAGACCCGAGTGTCCCCATGAAGCTGATTGCCCGGTATGCATCGGACCCGCAACGCGGGCCAGCCGCCGCCCTTCGGCGCGCGGCGCAGCAGCGCGAAGAGGTGGTGCGGGAGGTGGAGGCGAGGCTGCCTCCCGACAAGCTGCCTCGCTTTCGCGAGTTGCTGGCCGCGGCCCAGCGCTCTGTACCGGTCAGCGAGGGCCGGGCGCTCTGGCAACTCATCGTCTCCGGTGTCATGCGCATACCATTGCTCGCCCTGGGACGCCGCCTCGTGGAGGAGAGTGGTCTCGCTTCGCCCGAGGACGTCTTCTTCTTCGACGTGTCCGAGCTCCAGGACCTGGCCGCCGGCCACGGCGTGCCGGCGCCGCGCGAGTTGGCCGCTCAGCGCCGCGCCGACCTCGCGCGGTGGGAGAAGCTGATACCGCCGCGTTTTCTCGGCGCTCAGCCGCCGGCCGGCATGACGGGCATGACCGGCATGATGTATCGGTTCTTTGGCCTCGGGGTGGAGCAGTCCGGCGATGCACGCATCGTGAACGGGATCGCCGCAAGCAAGGGCGTCGTGAGGGCTCGGGCGCGGCTGATCCTCGACCTCGGGGAGTCGGACCGGCTTGGGGCGGGCGAAGTCCTGGTCTGTTCCTCCACGGCGCCTCCCTGGACGCCTCTCTTCGCCATCGCCTCGGCGGTGGTCAGTGATACAGGCGGGGTCCTGTCGCACACCGCCATCGCCGCCCGCGAGTATGCGATCCCGGCGGTAGTGGGCACGGGCGTGGCCACCAGACGCATTCCAGATGGCGCGACCGTCACCGTCGACGGCGGCCAGGGCATCGTCAGGATCGAGGACTGAGTGCCTTCGCAGGACGGCCTGGTCTCGATCTACGAGTGCTCCGACGGCCGCGACTTTCCCGTGCGCTGGCGTTCCGCGGAAGAGGCCGGTTCCACGTGGCACTGGGACCCGGAGCACAACCCTGCCCCGGTCACGCCCCTGGACGAGGCGATCTGGCGGGAATGCGGGAGCGGCAGCCGCCGTGCCCGCAGCGAGTTGGGTTTCGCCGAAGGGGACGTGTTCGTCGGCGGCTCCTCTTTCGCCTACTTCAACGGCTTCAACTACTGGCACGAGTCAGAGCCGGACGAGGAGGCGCGGGCCAGGGCGGCGGAAGTCAACCGCCGGTTGCGTGAGCAGTACGGCAGCGCCGCCAACTTCTGGCTGCAGTACTGTATGCCGCGGGCGATCCGCGCCGTCCAGCAGCTCCTGGCCTCGACCGGCGATGAACCCGTGGCGTCTCTGATCGACACCTTCGGCTATGGTTTCGAGCAGACCTTCCTGATGTGGGGCATCGACGAGGACCACCCGGTCCGCTTTCTGCGCGAGGAGCTCGGCGACGAGGCCGAGCGGGTAGCGGTCGAGCTCACGAAAGGCTATCCGACGGCTACCCTGCAAGCCGCCCAGATCCTCTGGGAGCTGGCCCAGGACGCCAGGGCTTCGCCCCCGCTCGCGGCGCTGTTCGCCCGCGGGACCCCGACCCTGGAAGAGGTTGAGGCCGTGGAGGGTGGCGGCGCTTTCGCCGAAGGGTTCAGGCGCTACCTCGACTACTACGGCTGGCGGACCACGGACTGGGACCCCTCCAGTCCCACTCTACGGGAGCAGCCCGAGATCAGCCTCCAGGTGGTGCGCCGCACGATCGTGGAGGACCTGCCGGAGCCGGCCTCGCTGGTGGCGGCGGCGGCCGATGAACGGGAGGCCGCGATCGAGGTCTTGGAGCAACGCTTCCGCTCCGACGCGGCCAAGCTGTCCGAGTTCCGGGCCCGCCTGCTGACGCTGAGCGGGTATCTGGGGCTCAAGGAGGGTCGCGCGCAATGGCAGCTCAGCCTCTGCGGCGCCATCCGCCATGCCTTGCTCGCGCGCGGCCGGCGTCTCGTGGAGGCTGGCGGCCTGGAAGCGGCAGATGACGTCTTCTACCTGCTGCCCGAGGAGATCGAGGCTGCCGTTGCAGGAAGGTCGGGGTGGGGCTCCGTCGTCGCGGGACGGCGCGCGGCGCGCCTGCGCTGGCTCGGCGTGGTACCGCCAGCGACCATAGGCGGCGAGGCGCCGGCGGAGGCGGAGAAGGCCGCCGCGCCTGGCGAACTGCGCGGCATCGGCGCCAGCCGTGGCGTCGTGACGGCGCCGGCGCGCGTGCTTGCGTCTTTCGACGAATACGAACGCCTGCAGCCGGGTGAAGTGCTCGTCTGCGCGACGACCACGCCGGCGTGGACGCCACTGTTCGCCGTCGCGGGCGCGATCGTGGCCGATGGCGGCGGCCTGCTCTCGCACACGGCGATCGCGGCGCGCGAGTACGGCATTCCGGCCGTTGTGGGCGTACGCGGCGCGACGACGACCATCCGGGACGGGCAGACCGTGACCGTGGATGGCAGCGCGGGCGTGGTGCGGCTGGGCGGATGACCGGCGCCGATGCGTGCACGAGTGATTGCCAGCCGGTTACACTCTGCGCCTGCTCCGCCCGGCGGGCGCTAGCCGGGGAGCTGCGATGGCAAAGATGACTGTCTACAAGTGCCCCGACGGCACGGACTTTCCGGTGGCCTGGGAGGACTCGGAGGACGAGAAGCACGGCTGGTTCTGGGACCAGATGCACACGCCTCTGCCGGTTACGCCGCTGTCAGCCGTCCTCTGGAGGGACATTGGTAACGGGTTCAACCATACGAGCGACGTAGTCGGCTTGCCGACGTTCGGCGTGCGGCTCAACATCCATGGCTTCGGTTACATACGTCAAGAGCCGTACGGCGATAACCAGGCGCTGCGCGAGCGGATGCGGGCCAGAGACGCCGAGGAGCGCGGGCCCCATCTCCTGAGTCTTTGGAGGGAGCGGTACGAACCAGAGTGCCGGGCGCTGACGCGCTCGATCCGTGCGATGGCTTCGGACGTGACGTCGCTCGAAGCGGGACTCGAACTATTCCCGCAGGTCCACGCCGCCCGCAGGCGTCTCGGCCAGATACACATGCTTGCGATGGGACTCACGACGGAGGCCTCATCGCGCTTCATTGACCTGTGCAGAGAACGCTTCGGCGCCGAAGGCGAGCTGATCGCGACGGACCTCATGGGCGGATTCCCCAACCGCTCTCTCGACTCGGCCAATGGCCTCTGGGGATTGAGCGAGGTCGTCAAGGAGCTCCCCGCGGTGGAGGGACTGATGCGCTCCGAGAACACCGGGGTGTTCCTCGAGAGGCTCGACGGGACGGAAGGGGGAGCCAGGTTCCGCGAGCGGCTGACGGCCTACCTCGATGAGTTCGGACACAGGAACGAGTCCTTCAGCGAACTCTCGTTCCCTACCTGGGCGGAAGAGCCAAAGTTCCCGTTGCTGATGGTGCGGCGTTACCTGGACCAGCCTCCGGAGTCGAGCCCTTCCGAGATGCACCGTCGCACGGAACGGCGCCGGGAGGAGCGCCTGGCGGCGATAGCGCCGGCGCTTTCGGGCGACGACGAGGCATGGCGCAAGTTCCAGCACGAGATGCGCATGGCGCAGCAGCGCACGGTGCTCATCGAGGACCACAATTTCTACATCGACCAGCAGGGGCCTGCTGCGAGCAGGCGGTTTTGCCTCGCGATAGCCGACCGCCTGATCGAAAAGGGGTTGGTCGACGACCGGGACACCGCCTTCTACCTCACGGAGCAGGACATGGAGCGTGTCGTGGCCGGTGACTCGGCGAGCCTCCGGAGTCTGGCTGCCGCGCGGCGCGCGGAACGAGAGCGCTGGCTGCGGGTGCTTCCGCCGGCTTCGATCGGCGAAGCGGAAGTCTCGATGCCGCCGTTCATGCAGCGCTTCTTCGGTCCCGTGGCCAACGAACCCATGGGCGACGGCGCCATCCGCGGGGTCGGCGGCAGCCCGGGCGTCGTGCGGGCGACCGCGCGTCTCATCCTGGGCCTCGATGACATCGACCGGCTCGCTCCCGGTGAGGTCCTCGTGACCTACGCGACGGCGCCGCCGTGGACGCCGGCCTTTGCCATCGCCGGCGCGGTCGTGACCGACGTCGGCGGGACGCTTTCGCACTGTGCCGTCGTGGCGCGCGAGTACGGCATCCCCGCGGTGGTGGGAGCCAGGCTGGCGACTGCGACGATCCGGGACGGCCAGCTGATAACGGTGGACGGGACGAACGGAGTGGTGAGGCTCGAGGGATGACTCCGAGAGGAGCACGAAACTGGTCGGGACAGACACAGCCCCGCCCGGCTTGCTGTATCCTGCTCCCTGCTTCCTGTTTATCGCGCTGTTGGCTCTGCCGGAGGCTCCTTTGCCCGCCCTAGACTCCCGCATCGTCTTTGCTTCCGGGACCGGGACGCCGGAGCACAGGGCGCTGGTGGTGGCGCTGGCCGAGGCGGGCGCCGACGTGGCGGTGGCGGGTCCCGCCGGGATGCCGTATGAGGTGCTCTTGAACTCGATCTCGAACGAGGTCTGGGCGATGGGCCGCCGCTCGACCGTGATCGCCTACAACCCCCAGGACTCGCGCTCCTTCGCCGATGCCGTCACGCGCGCCGCGGCCGAGCTCGGCCGCATCGATTTCGTGGTGCGCGTGGAGCCGGTGCTGAACGCGTAGGCAGAGGTTCAGCGGTTCAGCATCTCAGCATTTCAGGATTTCAGGTCGGGAGTTGGGTTTACATGAATACGGGGAGGCTGGAAGCCTCGTAGCTAGTATGTGCGCGTGAAGCGCCTGGCAGCCGCCTTCCTCGTCGTGCTGCTGGCGGCCTGCTCGGCGGTCCGCGGCAGCGAGACGCCCGGGCCGGCGGTTGAGGCTACCAGGGCGGACGCGGCTGCGCGTGTCCCGGCCACGGCGGTCCCTGCGGCGCCGGTCGCGCTGGCGAGCATGGAGCCAGCGTCCGCGGACTCGCCGCCCGATGCGGCCGGCAGCTACCTGCTCGATACCTCAACCGGGGCGCTGTATTTCGCCTCGCCGTTGCTGGACGGCGTTTGGTCGCCGGACGGCGGCGTCATCGCTTTCGCGCGCTGCTGCTCCGGGGACGGCTTCATCGACCTGCTCGATGTCCGCGGCGCTGTGGCCCGCCGGGTCGCCACCGGCGATGTGCGCGACCTCGCCTGGTCGCCCGACGGGTCGAAGCTTGCCTTCGTGCCGATGAACGAATTCCAGGCCGGCACCGGCGTGCGGGTCATGGCCCGCGATGGCTCCCGGGTGCAGGCCGTGGTCTCCCACATGGGCGCCGGCGACCCGCGCTGGCTGGACGAAGACCGCATCGCCTACACGGTCGGGCTGCCGAACGCCGACGAGCCGGCCTTCTACCTGGCGCGACTCTCCGACCCGGGACAGCAGCGGCGACTCGATCGAGAGGAGCCGCCCGGCGTCCTCGATCCGCGCGTCATCTTCGGCTCGCCTTCGGCAGACGGGGCCTGGGTAGTCTACTTCGACGGTCCCTATCGCCGGGGCGAGGGCCGGAGCGTCGCCTGGGAGCGCTCCAGCCGCAGGCTCATAGAGCTGGCGCCGCGCCTTGTGCTTGCGCACTGGGCCGGCGCAACGCACCGGGCTCTTCTGCTATCGATCGATGGCCCCACCGGACTTGCGCTGGCGGAAGTCGTCGACTTCGCCTCCGGCAGGGGCGCGCCGGTCCCGGGCGGCTTCGAATCGCGCTGGGCTGCGGACGCGCAGACCGTCGTGCACCTCGGCTATCAGTGCCGCGACGGTGCTCCAGGTGGGGAGACAGAGGTCTTTGCTACGATTCCCGGGGGGCCGGGCCGGAATGTCTCGCGAACTCCGGGGGAAGTGGAGTACGCGCTTGCGCCGGCTCCGGACCGCGGAGCCGTAGCCTTCGCGGCGAAGGCCGGGGATGCCGGCGCGTGGCGCCTGACTGTCGCCGACCTCGGCACGACGGCGGTCCACATGTCCTTCGATCTCCGCCTTCCCGTTCAGCTGCGCGACGGTGCCTGGTCGCCCGATGGCCGCTATCTCCTGTTCACGCTCGGCGCCGGTCCCGGCGGCGCCTGCGAGTGATGTCCTGGTCCCCGCACACACACGGTTGGCGCTGCGGAAGTGCGTATGTTAGGATGTTGGCGACTACGACAGAGATAGCACGACGAGGAAGGCCCGAGGCAAGCCTGCAGTTTGCCGAGGGGGCCAGCCCTGAAGGGGCCGGATGCTCACAGCGGAGCGCAAGACCGAAATCATAGAAACTCACAAGACTCATGAGGGCGACACCGGCTCGCCCGAGGTTCAGATTGCCCTGCTGACCGAGCGGATAAACCACCTCACGCAGCACCTCCGCACGCACCGTAAGGACCATCACAGCCGTAGAGGGCTCCTCAAGATGGTCGGGCAGCGGAGAAGGCAGCTCGCCTATCTAAACAAGACGGACGTTGAGCGCTATCGCGCCATCGTCGCCAAGCTGGGCCTCCGCAAGTAACCACCCTGCGGGGGCCTCGTCGTAGTTGAAGGACCTCGCCGCGGCGAGGAGGAGCGGGTCTTTCCGGGGCCGGAAAGGCTGCGCGCGGAGAACGGGTGGCCCATAAGTCGTTGGCTCTGGGACGGGCGCGTCACTCCCGGCTGGTCGCCAGGCTGCAGCGCACTATCCGTACCCTCTGACCTATAGCACCTGGAAGGAACAATAGAGAGAATGTCGAGCATCTATCAGGTAGACCTAGATGGCAGTCCGCTGATCATCGAGACCGGCCGGCTGGCGCACCAGGCGAACGGCTCCGCCACGGTCGCCTTCGGCGAGACCGTAGTGCTTGTCACCGCCTGCGCCAGCCCGGAGCCGCGTGACATCGACTTCTTCCCGCTGACGATCGACTTCGAGCAGCGGCTGTACGCGGTCGGCAAGATCCCCGGCGCCTTCCCCCGTCGCGAAGGGCGCCCCTCGGACGACGCCATACTCGCCGGCCGCATGATCGACCGCGGCCTGCGGCCGCTCTTCCCCAAAGGTTTCCGCAACGAAGTGCAGGTGATCATCACGCCGCTGTCGGCGGACCAGGAGAACAACCCGGACGTTATCGCGGCCGTCGGCGCCTCCGTGGCTCTCGCGATTTCCGACATCCCCTTCGAGGGCCCGGTCGCAACCCTGCGCGTCGGCCGCATCGACGGCAAGTTCATCCTCAATCCCACCTTCACGCAGCTCAAGGAGAGCGACCTCGACCTCGTAGTCTCGTCGACGCGCGAGAAGGTGATCATGGTCGAAGCCGGCGGCGACAGCGTGCCCG harbors:
- a CDS encoding DinB family protein, yielding MLEAFKAYRVEAHQRLFAVVDELDYNQFRWQPAQTLPSIAFHVWHLGRWADFDRVAIGGGEQVWVAERLAQRWGLPSSGLGVAETGMGMGDAMTPALARVPSEQVQEYAFRCLRALDDAVASLAPTDLRRTTSGATGDSRDIVTVLLGHFAHDNRHLGMIEALRGMQGLSGTATD
- a CDS encoding crotonase/enoyl-CoA hydratase family protein, with protein sequence MDYEQIIYEVERGRARIILNRPEKLNALSGYLQRELNDALWRADADPEVHCIILKGNGRSFCSGYDLTPSPPPQNPTALGPARPTRRGQSMEDDAWRLEQGQHLRMAIWDIHKPVIAQVHGYCLAGGTDLALLCDIVVAAEDASIGFPPVRAMGSPVAHMWTYLVGPQWARYMLLTGDSIDGREAERIGLVWRAVPADQLEAEVERLADKMAMIDTDLLAANKRISQIAMEMMGARTIQRMAAEMDARAHLSPAVREFNQISREQGLKAALEWRDAKFGDGRTAEEYRRRREEQIRRLQG
- a CDS encoding PEP-utilizing enzyme, with product MLIRATDDFRFEWPDPADANLVWLWDQMHIPRPLPPLAAELTAQMMARVMGGRSLIVNGYPYRSFGPPAPAASPGPAGPPLLISVDPMKIWEEEQLPRLKEIIARIRHRDYGSMSAARLAGSLDELSAEAAEAMSLTFGRAMVFSVASNALLDFCEAELGAGAAVKATAMLQGFENESSASGAGLSRLAEMASGVPGLPEALASGSRERVAAVRGSEAFLRQFEAYLDAYGLRAPSWGQMHLPTWSEDPSVPMKLIARYASDPQRGPAAALRRAAQQREEVVREVEARLPPDKLPRFRELLAAAQRSVPVSEGRALWQLIVSGVMRIPLLALGRRLVEESGLASPEDVFFFDVSELQDLAAGHGVPAPRELAAQRRADLARWEKLIPPRFLGAQPPAGMTGMTGMMYRFFGLGVEQSGDARIVNGIAASKGVVRARARLILDLGESDRLGAGEVLVCSSTAPPWTPLFAIASAVVSDTGGVLSHTAIAAREYAIPAVVGTGVATRRIPDGATVTVDGGQGIVRIED
- a CDS encoding PEP-utilizing enzyme, whose product is MPSQDGLVSIYECSDGRDFPVRWRSAEEAGSTWHWDPEHNPAPVTPLDEAIWRECGSGSRRARSELGFAEGDVFVGGSSFAYFNGFNYWHESEPDEEARARAAEVNRRLREQYGSAANFWLQYCMPRAIRAVQQLLASTGDEPVASLIDTFGYGFEQTFLMWGIDEDHPVRFLREELGDEAERVAVELTKGYPTATLQAAQILWELAQDARASPPLAALFARGTPTLEEVEAVEGGGAFAEGFRRYLDYYGWRTTDWDPSSPTLREQPEISLQVVRRTIVEDLPEPASLVAAAADEREAAIEVLEQRFRSDAAKLSEFRARLLTLSGYLGLKEGRAQWQLSLCGAIRHALLARGRRLVEAGGLEAADDVFYLLPEEIEAAVAGRSGWGSVVAGRRAARLRWLGVVPPATIGGEAPAEAEKAAAPGELRGIGASRGVVTAPARVLASFDEYERLQPGEVLVCATTTPAWTPLFAVAGAIVADGGGLLSHTAIAAREYGIPAVVGVRGATTTIRDGQTVTVDGSAGVVRLGG
- a CDS encoding PEP-utilizing enzyme; translated protein: MAKMTVYKCPDGTDFPVAWEDSEDEKHGWFWDQMHTPLPVTPLSAVLWRDIGNGFNHTSDVVGLPTFGVRLNIHGFGYIRQEPYGDNQALRERMRARDAEERGPHLLSLWRERYEPECRALTRSIRAMASDVTSLEAGLELFPQVHAARRRLGQIHMLAMGLTTEASSRFIDLCRERFGAEGELIATDLMGGFPNRSLDSANGLWGLSEVVKELPAVEGLMRSENTGVFLERLDGTEGGARFRERLTAYLDEFGHRNESFSELSFPTWAEEPKFPLLMVRRYLDQPPESSPSEMHRRTERRREERLAAIAPALSGDDEAWRKFQHEMRMAQQRTVLIEDHNFYIDQQGPAASRRFCLAIADRLIEKGLVDDRDTAFYLTEQDMERVVAGDSASLRSLAAARRAERERWLRVLPPASIGEAEVSMPPFMQRFFGPVANEPMGDGAIRGVGGSPGVVRATARLILGLDDIDRLAPGEVLVTYATAPPWTPAFAIAGAVVTDVGGTLSHCAVVAREYGIPAVVGARLATATIRDGQLITVDGTNGVVRLEG
- the rpsO gene encoding 30S ribosomal protein S15, whose translation is MLTAERKTEIIETHKTHEGDTGSPEVQIALLTERINHLTQHLRTHRKDHHSRRGLLKMVGQRRRQLAYLNKTDVERYRAIVAKLGLRK